Proteins encoded by one window of Vigna radiata var. radiata cultivar VC1973A chromosome 5, Vradiata_ver6, whole genome shotgun sequence:
- the LOC106759831 gene encoding uncharacterized protein LOC106759831 translates to MGNSSNKALPIDTTFKLPANLPLWPQGGGGGGGFATGTITIGGLKLVQISTFNKVWTTLEGGPSDAGATFFEPAGIPEGFFILGHYGQPNNKPLFGSVLVAKDESSSGNNGALKKPVDYTLVWSSKSQKIKQDKDGYVWLPTAPDGYKALGHVVTTTPEKPSLDKIRCVRSDLTDQCETNSWIWGPEKSNEGKGFSVHEVRPSNRGIQAPGVVVGTFFAHNGETPSSLPIACLKNPNMDFSSMPNLPQIKALLQAYSPFMYLHPEEKFQPASVRWYFSNGALLFKKGEESKPVAIDPTGSNLPQGGNNDGEYWLDLPAEKANKERVKKGDFKSFQAYVHAKPMFGGTFTDLAMWVFYPFNGPGTAKVGLIDIPLGVIGEHVGDWEHVTLRVSNFNGELRKIYVSQHSNGQWVEVPQLEFQSGNKPVIYSSLNGHAIYAKAGVVMQGLDGIGLKNESEKSDKVVDLGVGFEVVAGEYLGSAIVEPPWLNYFRQWGPKISYDIAKELDKLEVVFPALDSLQRSLPNELFGEEGPTGPKLKRNWSGDEV, encoded by the exons ATGGGAAACTCTTCAAATAAAGCTCTTCCCATCGATACCACTTTTAAGCTTCCTGCAAATTTACCACTCTGGCCACAAG gtggtggtggtggtggtggatttGCTACTGGAACTATAACTATAGGAGGTCTTAAATTGGTTCAAATTTCAACATTCAACAAGGTTTGGACAACCTTAGAAGGTGGACCTAGTGATGCAGGAGCTACTTTCTTTGAGCCAGCAGGAATACCAGAAGGCTTCTTCATCTTAGGTCACTATGGCCAACCCAACAACAAGCCTCTTTTTGGATCAGTTCTGGTGGCAAAAGATGAGTCATCTTCAGGTAACAATGGAGCTTTGAAGAAACCAGTTGATTACACACTGGTGTGGAGCAGCAAATCCCAAAAGATCAAGCAAGACAAAGATGGCTATGTTTGGCTACCAACAGCACCTGATGGCTACAAGGCCTTAGGCCATGTTGTCACCACCACACCTGAGAAGCCTTCACTCGACAAAATCAGGTGTGTGAGGTCAGATCTCACAGACCAGTGTGAGACAAACTCATGGATCTGGGGACCAGAAAAGAGCAATGAAGGGAAAGGTTTCAGTGTTCATGAAGTAAGGCCAAGCAATAGAGGCATTCAAGCTCCTGGTGTTGTTGTTGGAACCTTTTTTGCCCACAATGGTGAAACTCCTTCCTCTCTCCCTATTGCTTGTTTGAAGAACCCCAACATGGACTTCTCCTCAATGCCAAACTTACCCCAAATCAAGGCACTACTCCAAGCCTACTCTCCTTTCATGTATTTGCATCCTGAAGAAAAGTTCCAACCTGCTTCTGTTAGGTGGTATTTCAGCAATGGGGCGTTGCTTTTCAAGAAAGGGGAAGAGTCCAAACCTGTGGCAATAGATCCAACAGGCTCTAACCTTCCTCAGGGTGGCAACAATGATGGTGAGTATTGGTTGGATCTTCCTGCAGAAAAAGCCAACAAGGAGAGGGTCAAGAAGGGGGACTTCAAGAGTTTCCAAGCCTACGTCCATGCAAAACCCATGTTTGGTGGAACATTCACTGACCTTGCCATGTGGGTTTTCTACCCATTCAATGGTCCTGGAACAGCCAAAGTAGGGCTCATAGATATCCCACTTGGGGTGATAGGAGAACATGTTGGGGACTGGGAGCATGTGACACTAAGGGTAAGCAATTTCAATGGAGAACTAAGAAAGATTTATGTCTCACAACATAGCAATGGTCAATGGGTTGAGGTCCCTCAGCTTGAGTTCCAAAGTGGAAACAAACCAGTGATTTATTCCTCCTTGAATGGGCATGCCATTTATGCAAAAGCAGGAGTTGTCATGCAAGGTCTTGATGGTATTGGATTAAAGAATGAATCTGAAAAGAGTGACAAGGTGGTTGACCTGGGAGTAGGGTTTGAAGTTGTTGCTGGTGAGTATTTGGGGTCAGCAATTGTAGAACCACCTTGGCTGAACTATTTCAGGCAATGGGGTCCAAAAATTTCATATGACATTGCAAAGGAGTTAGATAAGTTGGAGGTGGTGTTCCCTGCTTTGGATTCTCTTCAAAGGAGTTTGCCAAATGAGTTATTTGGAGAGGAAGGACCCACAGGACCTAAACTCAAGAGAAATTGGAGTGGTGATGAAGTTTGA